A window of Elgaria multicarinata webbii isolate HBS135686 ecotype San Diego chromosome 2, rElgMul1.1.pri, whole genome shotgun sequence contains these coding sequences:
- the FAM181A gene encoding protein FAM181A, giving the protein MASADSEVKTLLNFVNLASSDIKAALDKSAPCRRSVDHRKYLQKQLKRFSQKYSRLPRCHHHMQQQQQEQQPARERKAPEGRARGLSAADGTETFVGRGGVVVAAAAAAVLAKSDKACKAAEPGGEQQQQQQQQSASEASARPDQVPMRKRQLPASFWEEPRPAPGPLGLSGVAFPAGVSSTDLPHYEGKKSKKGPGGGGGGGGTGATPERPTTGPDTETAKVLSAWSCCPFQYHGPQASPGVYPAPLTTPLPPAAPFPGLGLWRKNAASPTETEAFCKLDGSGAGQKIHRPVVWKPIPTKPAAPPPIFSVFGYI; this is encoded by the coding sequence ATGGCCTCGGCGGACAGCGAGGTGAAAACCCTCCTCAACTTCGTCAACTTGGCCTCGAGCGACATCAAGGCCGCGCTGGATAAGTCGGCTCCCTGCCGCCGCTCGGTCGACCACAGGAAGTACCTGCAGAAGCAGCTCAAGCGCTTCTCTCAGAAATACTCCCGCCTGCCTCGATGCCACCAccacatgcagcagcagcagcaggagcagcagcctgcCAGGGAACGAAAGGCGCCAGAGGGGAGAGCGCGAGGCCTGAGCGCCGCCGACGGCACCGAGACTTTTGTAGGCCGAGGCGGTGTcgtcgtcgccgccgccgccgccgccgtgttGGCCAAGAGCGACAAGGCCTGCAAGGCCGCAGAGCCCGGcggtgagcagcagcagcagcagcagcagcagagcgcCTCGGAGGCGAGCGCCAGGCCCGACCAAGTGCCCATGAGGAAAAGGCAGCTGCCCGCCTCCTTTTGGGAAGAACCCCGGCCGGCTCCTGGCCCTTTAGGCTTAAGCGGCGTGGCCTTCCCAGCAGGCGTCTCCTCTACGGACCTCCCCCACTATGagggaaagaaaagtaaaaaaggtccaggcggcggcggcggcggcggcgggactGGTGCCACGCCCGAGCGTCCCACGACTGGGCCGGACACAGAGACCGCCAAGGTGCTGAGCGCCTGGAGCTGCTGTCCATTTCAGTACCACGGACCTCAAGCCTCCCCCGGCGTCTACCCGGCCCCCCTCACCACCCCCCTTCCCCCGGCGGCCCCCTTCCCGGGCTTGGGACTGTGGAGGAAAAACGCGGCCTCCCCGACAGAGACCGAGGCCTTCTGCAAGCTAGACGGCAGCGGGGCAGGGCAGAAAATACACCGGCCTGTGGTGTGGAAACCCATCCCCACAAAGCCCGCCGCGCCGCCCCCCATCTTCAGCGTCTTCGGGTACATTTAG